AATGGATCATTAAGGAGTGGGCTCAGTTGTCCGGCTGAGGAATATGTGGTATTTGCCATATGTGGTTTTAAAATACCCATATAGGTATAAACTGTTTTATCCGATGTATTTATAGCACAGGTATAGTTCTGACAAGCATTTCGCGGATTGCACAAAGTGGCATAGGACAGATCGCGAATAGTGATTTTCTTGATAAACGAGCCGCGAGGATAACAATCCGTCCCATATCCCTCCACCCTCAACTCCAAAGTTTTTTTAGCAATAAGGTCTTCTATCACATGGCCTCCACCGTAAGAAAAGTTACCAGGATGGACCTTGTTCAGCGGATCTCCCTCTTTTACAGATGTTGCTCCGATAAACAGGTCTACTGCCGCCAATCCAGCATAGGCAGGAACATTATTTAGCCAGGCTTTATATGCCTTTATGCGGGGAGTAGTATGGCCAAAGTTTATAAATGCCCCGGAAGAACACATAGTGCCAAATGTACCAGTAGTCACTACATCTACCTTTTTTGCCGCATCAACAATACCTTCTTTTCTAACGATGTCTACCATTTCTTCTGCATTTATTACTACTGCTTCTCCCCTTTTTATCTTTTCATTTATCTGTTTTATTGTCTTGCTTACCTTGTACTCTTCCATTCTCGCTAATTTAGATTTTATTCCTTCTGTTGTCAAGACAAGCGACAAAGTCGTTTGCTTGCAAACACTAGAGGTGTTTGTCAAGACAAGCGACAAAGTCGTTTGCTTGCAACTCTCGGAATGTGTCAATGAAAATGAGACACCTCCATTGGTAATTTAGTGTATCACCGA
Above is a genomic segment from Deltaproteobacteria bacterium containing:
- a CDS encoding homocysteine biosynthesis protein, with protein sequence MEEYKVSKTIKQINEKIKRGEAVVINAEEMVDIVRKEGIVDAAKKVDVVTTGTFGTMCSSGAFINFGHTTPRIKAYKAWLNNVPAYAGLAAVDLFIGATSVKEGDPLNKVHPGNFSYGGGHVIEDLIAKKTLELRVEGYGTDCYPRGSFIKKITIRDLSYATLCNPRNACQNYTCAINTSDKTVYTYMGILKPHMANTTYSSAGQLSPLLNDPFYLTIGIGTRILLGGGIGYIAFPGTQHNPNVERTERGVVLSAAGTLACVGDMKKMNPAFVRGVSILGYGTSLTIGIGIPIPILNEEIAYFTGIGDEDIYVYIEDYGSDYPQNKEKTYGKVSYKQLKSGYIEINGKGVSSSPMSSYFKAIEVAETLKSWIKDKKFFLSEPQGKLPQAKNYKPRKYIRDE